The window AGTGTTAACAACAGGCTGAATATTTCAGCTGCTTTTAAAATAAAGAAAATGAAAAAAGTCTAATCAAGGGGGGTGAAACGCATGGAGGACGGCATTTATCGGAATACGTGCCCAAGGAATTGCTATGGAACCTGCGGAATTCTCTCCCATGTTAAGGCCGGTAAGCTTGTTAAGGTGACCGGCGACCCGGCCCATGGATTCACTCGCGGCCGCCTTTGTGCCAAAGGCTACGCCTATACCCAATTCGTCTACAATCCGCATCGCCTGAAATATCCGATGCTGCAAACTCCGCGGGGATCTGGGAATTGGAAGCGGATTTCATGGGATGAAGCATTAACCATCATTGCCGACAAAATGATTGAGCTGAATGAACGCTACGGCTCCAACCTCGCCTCCGGCTACAATAAATATTCCGGGAACCTTGGCCTGCTTCATTTTGCTACAGAAGGAATGTTCAACAGCATCGGCCCGCACACGAAACCCATTGGAAATCCATGCGCACTGACCGGAAAAAATGCGCTCGAACGGTCCTTCGGCGGGAACTTCAGCTCTATACCAGAAGAAATGGCCGGTTCAAAGCTGATTGTCCTCTGGGGGGCAAATCCAGCCGTAACAAATGTCCATCAGATGAAGTTTATCTATGAAGCCAGACGCAGTGGCGCCAAGCTGGTCGTCATTGATCCTGTTTTTACTCAAACTGCCAAAAAGGCCGATTTATATATCCAGATTAATCCAGGCACCGACATGTGGCTTGCATTAGGTGTCGCCAAGCTTGTGTATGAAAATGGCCAAGCCTCTTCTTCTTTTCTAAACGGATATAGCGAGGGCTGGGAAGACTATGTGTCCTTTTTAAAGTGGAATCTTTCCATGGAACAGGTGTGTGAAAGAACTGGGGTTTCAATTGAAGCAATCACGGAACTAGCGAGCCTTTATTCGTCTATCAAGCCTGTTTCCACATGGGCAGGATTAGGCATCCAAAGAAACCATCGGGGTAATGACAGCATCGAAGCGATTAACAGTCTTGCCGCCTTGACTGGAAATCTAACTCTTCCGCATGCAGGGCTTTATTTCATGCATTTTGATGTTGACGATTTTCCTAATAAGCTTTATAACCACGCAGGGCCAGCCCATAGCCGAATTGCGGAATCACGTTACGTTGATATTAGCGATTACGCCAGCTCTGCTCTCTCCTTTTCCGAACCGCCATTAAAGCTGTTATGGATTGCATCTCGGAACATCTTTACCCAGGACCAGAACCTGCCTGCCTGGAAAAAGCTTATTGACCAACTGGAGCTGATTGTCACTGTCGATATGTATTTGACAAAAACCGCTGCCCAATCGGATCTCGTGCTGCCGGCGGCAACTCACTTTGAGGAGGAAGACTTGAATGTCGGCTACTGGCATTACTGGCTATCGCTAAATCAAAAGGCGATTCCTTCCTATTTTGAGGCGAAGAGTGATTTACAAATTGCCCGCGAACTGACCAGAAGGCTGAATGAAAAATCCCCGGGTTTCTCAAACTTCCCTTCTGAAAAAGAGCCAATTGACTGGATACGCGCCGAGATAACACCAGCGGTTATGGATCGGTACGGAATCAATCGATTTGAGCAGCTATTCGA is drawn from Bacillus sp. FJAT-18017 and contains these coding sequences:
- a CDS encoding molybdopterin-dependent oxidoreductase yields the protein MEDGIYRNTCPRNCYGTCGILSHVKAGKLVKVTGDPAHGFTRGRLCAKGYAYTQFVYNPHRLKYPMLQTPRGSGNWKRISWDEALTIIADKMIELNERYGSNLASGYNKYSGNLGLLHFATEGMFNSIGPHTKPIGNPCALTGKNALERSFGGNFSSIPEEMAGSKLIVLWGANPAVTNVHQMKFIYEARRSGAKLVVIDPVFTQTAKKADLYIQINPGTDMWLALGVAKLVYENGQASSSFLNGYSEGWEDYVSFLKWNLSMEQVCERTGVSIEAITELASLYSSIKPVSTWAGLGIQRNHRGNDSIEAINSLAALTGNLTLPHAGLYFMHFDVDDFPNKLYNHAGPAHSRIAESRYVDISDYASSALSFSEPPLKLLWIASRNIFTQDQNLPAWKKLIDQLELIVTVDMYLTKTAAQSDLVLPAATHFEEEDLNVGYWHYWLSLNQKAIPSYFEAKSDLQIARELTRRLNEKSPGFSNFPSEKEPIDWIRAEITPAVMDRYGINRFEQLFEKAFQKQEMPGLVEDGQLSFRFFSPEASGDAQPLDTALPERDGYTLFTPQSLLKIHSQYEWVAWLDDKENESIIEIPLRAARKNNIADHDKIELYNDFGKIAGIAKISAHLPDSIILTHQAGSNPINQLIKKKDSENSDSSTYFYDSVVGLRKWRENHV